The following is a genomic window from Collinsella aerofaciens ATCC 25986.
AGGGCAGCGCCCTTGCACGGCCAAACGCAGTTTGGTATACCGTGACTATACCAAATGTCGCTAACGCTCCATCAGGCTTCAAACTCGGAGGTTCACCAATGACGGTCGCGCCACTAATCGCAATGAAGAGCTCGCAAGTGAAAAGCTTTGACGCGGTGGGTCGTGAGCTGGACAGGCGCGCCCATACCTACGCCAACGATGTTGACCAGAGCGGACGGCACATCGGCTACCGCTGCCGCGCCGAGGATGAGCGCCCGGTGCCGCTTGAGAAGGCGGTCGAGCGGCGCATGGGGGAACTCAAGACGAAGAGGAAGGTCAGGGAAAACCAAGTCCGCGCGATGGGGTTCATCGTCTCAAGCAACGATGCCTTGGACGAGAAGACAGCGAGGGAGTTCTTGGACAGGAGCATCAACTGGTTCGGCGCTCGGTACGGATACGAGAACCTGCTAGCCGCCCAGATCCATCTGGACGAGGGCACCCCGCACGCGCATATCTGGATCGCGCCCGTGATACACGATGCCGAGACGGGGTTTGACCGACTGTGCGCCAAGGAGCTGTTCGCCCCAGACAAGCGCCGAAAGAACGCGGAGGGCAAGTGGGAGGTGACCGCGCAGGGCACGATGAGCCGCTTGCAGGAGGACTTCTGGGAGCAGGTGGCCAAGCCCTACGGGTATGAGCGCCCGATGCGCCACGAGCTGCGTGCAAAAGGCTACAGGAGCCTTGATGCCTACAAGGCGCAGGTCGGCACCACACGGGCGCTCAAGTCCGAGATAGAGACCCTTGAGGGCGCGAGGGACAAGGCGAAGCACATTGCGGTTACTGCCAAGCGCGAGCTGGACGGCCTTGAGCGGCAGAGGGTTGAGACCCGTGCCAAATTGGGTGCCGTGACCGA
Proteins encoded in this region:
- a CDS encoding plasmid recombination protein, whose product is MKSFDAVGRELDRRAHTYANDVDQSGRHIGYRCRAEDERPVPLEKAVERRMGELKTKRKVRENQVRAMGFIVSSNDALDEKTAREFLDRSINWFGARYGYENLLAAQIHLDEGTPHAHIWIAPVIHDAETGFDRLCAKELFAPDKRRKNAEGKWEVTAQGTMSRLQEDFWEQVAKPYGYERPMRHELRAKGYRSLDAYKAQVGTTRALKSEIETLEGARDKAKHIAVTAKRELDGLERQRVETRAKLGAVTEQVDEKRAQAAEIDRRIAEKMAEIDRLDGEIGEKLELRNEVGDEIQRESARLESLRRGTRAVARDVEELRPVAAEIGRWEAAGRAERGTILDSITARCAGAARAARAAIEELRDRIWALMRPRKARGGGYGLDEVARDATEVAKAWNRSHEAPARSRGRAR